One window from the genome of Cryptosporangium minutisporangium encodes:
- a CDS encoding type II toxin-antitoxin system Phd/YefM family antitoxin: MTFVSLAEAKAHLSELVARVHDQHERVTVTVHGRPSAVLIAVEDLERLEATLEVLGDPATLRRLAESDAELARGEEVSEDELAAVMRKRREAS; this comes from the coding sequence ATGACGTTCGTGTCGTTGGCTGAGGCGAAGGCGCACCTGTCGGAGCTGGTCGCGCGCGTACACGACCAGCACGAGCGTGTCACCGTCACCGTGCACGGCCGGCCGTCTGCGGTGCTCATCGCTGTAGAGGATTTGGAGCGGCTCGAGGCGACGCTCGAGGTGCTCGGCGATCCGGCGACGCTGCGCCGGTTGGCGGAGTCGGACGCGGAGTTGGCGCGCGGTGAGGAAGTGTCTGAGGACGAGTTGGCCGCGGTGATGCGGAAGCGCCGCGAAGCGTCGTGA
- a CDS encoding type II toxin-antitoxin system RelE/ParE family toxin: MRRSLAQGLPEPVAVAAYEFMTGPLCENPYRAGKQLLPPLNDRYSARRGTYRILYRIDDKERVVTVVDIAHRRDAYRT, translated from the coding sequence GTGCGGCGGTCGCTGGCGCAGGGCTTACCGGAGCCAGTGGCGGTTGCCGCTTACGAGTTCATGACCGGTCCGCTGTGCGAGAACCCGTATCGGGCAGGCAAGCAATTGCTGCCGCCGCTCAACGATCGATACAGTGCACGCCGCGGGACCTATCGGATCCTGTATCGCATTGACGACAAGGAGCGCGTCGTCACGGTCGTCGATATCGCGCACCGACGGGACGCCTATCGGACCTGA
- a CDS encoding winged helix-turn-helix domain-containing protein gives MIDPSLGRPLYRQLADLLRADIRGGVYGPGAAIPSEANLIERYGVARNTVRLAMEVLRDEGLVVTRHGCGTFVRES, from the coding sequence GTGATCGACCCAAGTCTCGGCCGTCCGCTGTATCGGCAGTTGGCCGACCTTCTGCGCGCCGACATCCGAGGCGGCGTCTACGGGCCGGGCGCGGCGATTCCTTCCGAGGCCAACCTGATCGAACGCTACGGCGTTGCCCGCAACACCGTGCGCCTGGCGATGGAGGTGCTGCGCGACGAAGGGCTCGTAGTGACCCGTCATGGCTGCGGCACGTTCGTCCGTGAGTCCTGA
- a CDS encoding AraC family transcriptional regulator, with product MSREVEDLNRRLLRARDAIDRSYAEPLDVRAIATVAHLSPAHFSRCFRTVFGETPHRYLQRRRIERSMFLLRETGRSVTDVCSDVGFNSLGTFSRTFRAIVGETPSGYRRAHLPVVVPHCVQMANTRPRAAAAAATRSSSFGEAAVGVASLA from the coding sequence GTGAGCCGAGAGGTCGAAGATCTCAACCGGCGCCTGCTCCGGGCCCGCGACGCGATCGACCGGTCGTACGCCGAGCCGCTCGATGTTCGTGCCATCGCGACGGTGGCCCACCTCTCGCCGGCGCACTTCAGCCGCTGCTTCCGCACAGTGTTCGGTGAAACGCCGCACCGCTACCTGCAGCGGCGGCGGATCGAGCGCTCGATGTTCCTGCTGCGGGAGACCGGCCGCAGCGTCACCGACGTCTGCTCCGACGTGGGCTTCAACAGCCTCGGGACGTTCAGCCGGACGTTCCGGGCGATCGTGGGGGAGACACCGTCGGGCTACCGCCGCGCTCACCTGCCGGTCGTCGTGCCCCACTGCGTCCAGATGGCGAACACCCGGCCGCGGGCCGCAGCGGCCGCGGCGACACGATCGAGCAGTTTTGGAGAAGCCGCCGTCGGGGTGGCTTCCCTAGCCTGA
- a CDS encoding VOC family protein, which yields MITGLNVATIFVRDKDEALQFYVDKLGLEKGNDVQQGSYRWLTVRAPGDGGTEICLEQPGPPLHDEATAEQLRELIAKGALTGLVLTTDDVRGLFESLQASGFTDFTQEPADHFYGTDMGLRDPSGNAIRILQQGDAAQDASA from the coding sequence ATGATCACCGGGCTGAACGTCGCGACCATCTTCGTCCGTGACAAGGACGAAGCGCTGCAGTTCTACGTCGACAAGCTGGGGCTCGAGAAGGGAAACGACGTCCAGCAGGGCTCTTACCGCTGGCTGACCGTTCGGGCCCCGGGTGACGGCGGCACGGAGATCTGCCTGGAGCAGCCAGGCCCGCCGCTGCACGACGAAGCGACGGCCGAGCAACTCCGTGAGCTGATCGCGAAGGGCGCTCTGACGGGCCTCGTCCTGACCACCGACGATGTCCGGGGGCTGTTCGAATCTCTCCAAGCGAGTGGTTTCACCGACTTCACGCAGGAGCCCGCCGACCACTTCTACGGCACCGACATGGGCCTCCGGGATCCGTCCGGCAACGCGATCCGGATCCTTCAGCAAGGGGACGCTGCCCAGGACGCGTCGGCCTGA
- a CDS encoding response regulator transcription factor: MTIRVLIADDHPVFRRGLRSVLDTAAGIEVVGEAADGAAAIEAAIQLTANVVLMDLHMPGLTGIDATRALARDAPQIAVLVLTMLENDESLFTALRAGARGYLVKGAEEERVIRAIHAVVDGDLVLGPGIAERALAYFANAGNGSRAARPFPELTDREVEILRLMAQGLTNIEIARRLHLSDKTVRNYTSAVFTKLHVEHRAQAIIRAHQSGLGLPPSL; the protein is encoded by the coding sequence ATGACGATTCGGGTGCTCATCGCGGATGACCATCCCGTGTTCCGGCGCGGCCTGCGTTCGGTACTCGACACCGCCGCGGGCATCGAGGTCGTCGGCGAGGCGGCGGATGGTGCGGCCGCGATCGAGGCGGCGATCCAGCTCACGGCGAACGTCGTCCTGATGGACCTGCACATGCCAGGACTGACCGGGATCGACGCGACCAGGGCGCTCGCGCGCGACGCGCCGCAGATCGCGGTTCTCGTGCTCACCATGCTGGAGAACGACGAGTCGCTCTTCACGGCGCTGCGGGCCGGTGCGCGAGGCTACCTGGTCAAGGGCGCCGAGGAAGAGCGGGTCATCCGTGCGATCCATGCGGTGGTCGACGGTGATCTCGTGCTGGGCCCCGGCATTGCCGAACGGGCTCTGGCGTACTTCGCGAACGCCGGCAACGGAAGCCGGGCGGCCCGGCCGTTCCCCGAGCTGACGGATCGGGAGGTCGAGATCTTACGGCTGATGGCGCAAGGGCTGACGAACATCGAGATCGCCCGGCGGCTGCATCTGTCCGACAAGACGGTGCGCAACTACACGTCCGCCGTCTTCACGAAGTTGCATGTGGAACACCGTGCTCAAGCCATCATCCGGGCTCACCAGTCCGGCTTGGGCTTGCCACCGTCCCTCTGA
- a CDS encoding sensor histidine kinase gives MRSWARVVTAAVPCVGAATVSAVVLGLLLARANGHGAGDLVRENLANNGVLGVGFAVAAVLVLRTDPAHLLGWVFLAEAVLNTVTLTGQQWAEHGTLPLSGLAAWISSFAWWPAYLLLAGAIPLLYPDGRLPSRRWRPVGYLATVATAVAALAFALSDQLLADSFPTLVNPLAPSGVPDGAMVAVAAAGLLVCAGCGLAGLTSVAIRMRRAVGEERGRLAWFLAALLLLIVVNVAGLSNWIVLVAVAFLPVALGVAVVRHGLYNGDRLLNRTLVYTALTGLIIGVFAIVVGLLGHGLGGPGTGAVIAAVVVAAGLNPARALVQRAVDRLLYGQRRDPYAALTGLGDRLSDALSPADVLPIVARTLTIALRLPYAAVLLGDDELPAAAHGEPAGTSVTLPVHHTGQQVGRLVVGLRSGQRTLDHGDEQLLRDFLPYVGVAVHTARLTDDLRRSHDRALRAGDQERHRIRRDLHDGLGSTLAGLALGIGAVRRSPGGRDPQTARLLTQLQDELRQCLQDVRDLVAHLRPTPLDEVGLLEALRQHADALSERSDGSLTVTVSAAEPLPLLDAGVDLAAYRIAMEAMTNVARHAHARQCAVELGAVELGTGAGAIRLVVTDDGVGLSARGQQGLGLRSMSERARELGGSCEFTAAEPSGVTVTATLPLGRTA, from the coding sequence GTGCGGAGCTGGGCTCGCGTGGTCACCGCGGCCGTCCCCTGCGTGGGGGCGGCCACGGTCAGCGCCGTCGTGCTCGGCCTGCTGCTCGCGCGGGCGAACGGGCACGGTGCCGGGGATCTCGTCCGGGAGAACCTGGCGAACAACGGCGTCCTGGGCGTGGGGTTCGCGGTCGCCGCGGTGCTGGTGCTCCGCACCGACCCGGCGCACCTGCTCGGCTGGGTCTTCCTCGCCGAAGCAGTTCTGAACACGGTGACGCTGACCGGGCAGCAATGGGCCGAGCACGGAACTCTCCCGCTGAGCGGGCTCGCCGCCTGGATCTCGTCCTTTGCCTGGTGGCCGGCGTATCTCCTGTTGGCGGGAGCGATCCCGCTGTTGTACCCGGACGGACGGCTGCCGTCGCGGCGGTGGCGTCCCGTCGGGTATCTCGCGACGGTCGCCACCGCCGTCGCCGCACTGGCCTTCGCGCTCTCCGACCAGCTGCTGGCGGACTCGTTCCCCACGCTAGTCAACCCACTGGCCCCGAGCGGTGTGCCGGACGGCGCGATGGTCGCCGTCGCCGCCGCCGGCCTGCTGGTCTGCGCCGGGTGCGGACTCGCCGGGCTGACGTCGGTGGCGATACGGATGCGCCGCGCCGTCGGCGAGGAACGCGGGCGGCTGGCCTGGTTCCTCGCCGCGCTGTTACTGCTGATCGTGGTCAACGTCGCCGGGCTGAGCAACTGGATCGTCCTGGTGGCGGTGGCATTCCTCCCGGTGGCCCTCGGCGTCGCGGTCGTCCGGCACGGCTTGTACAACGGCGACCGGCTACTCAATCGCACGCTGGTCTACACCGCACTCACCGGCCTGATCATCGGGGTCTTCGCGATCGTGGTCGGCCTGCTGGGCCATGGTCTGGGCGGCCCGGGAACCGGGGCGGTGATCGCCGCAGTCGTCGTCGCCGCCGGACTGAACCCGGCGCGCGCACTGGTACAGCGCGCCGTCGACCGGCTCCTCTACGGTCAGCGTCGCGACCCCTATGCGGCGCTCACCGGGCTCGGCGACCGGCTGTCCGACGCGTTGAGCCCTGCCGACGTCCTGCCGATCGTCGCCCGAACACTCACGATCGCGCTGCGTTTGCCCTACGCGGCCGTCCTGCTCGGCGACGACGAGTTGCCCGCAGCAGCGCACGGCGAGCCGGCGGGGACCTCGGTGACGTTGCCCGTGCACCACACCGGACAGCAGGTCGGCCGACTCGTCGTCGGGCTCCGGTCCGGGCAGCGGACGCTCGATCACGGCGACGAGCAACTGCTGCGCGACTTCCTCCCCTACGTCGGCGTCGCAGTGCACACCGCCCGGCTCACCGACGACCTACGCAGATCGCACGATCGCGCCCTCCGAGCCGGCGACCAGGAACGACACCGCATCCGGCGGGATCTGCACGACGGACTGGGTTCGACACTGGCCGGCCTAGCCCTCGGCATCGGGGCGGTACGCCGCTCGCCGGGCGGCCGGGATCCGCAGACCGCTCGCCTGCTGACGCAGTTGCAGGACGAGCTGCGCCAGTGTCTTCAGGATGTCCGGGACCTGGTGGCACACCTGCGACCGACACCGCTGGACGAGGTCGGCCTGCTCGAAGCGCTTCGTCAGCACGCCGACGCGTTGAGCGAACGCAGCGACGGCTCGCTCACCGTCACGGTCTCGGCGGCCGAACCTCTGCCGCTGCTGGACGCCGGTGTCGACCTCGCCGCGTACCGAATCGCGATGGAGGCGATGACCAACGTGGCTCGGCACGCCCACGCCCGGCAGTGTGCGGTCGAGCTCGGGGCGGTCGAACTCGGGACGGGCGCCGGAGCGATCCGGCTGGTTGTCACGGACGACGGGGTCGGCCTGAGCGCCCGAGGACAGCAGGGACTGGGACTGCGGTCGATGTCCGAACGAGCCCGCGAACTCGGCGGATCATGTGAGTTCACCGCGGCCGAACCGAGCGGTGTCACCGTGACCGCCACCCTGCCCTTAGGGAGGACCGCATGA
- a CDS encoding acyl-ACP desaturase, whose protein sequence is MTDRLSTTGLLLELEPVVETNLNRHLATAKEWFPHEYVPWSQGTDFDGVLGGEAWSEEQSTLSDVARTSLIVNLLTEDNLPSYHHEIAQMFGRDGAWGTWVHRWTAEEGRHGIAIRDYLLTTRAVDPIALERARMVHMGTGFQNAYLDDTVLHGIAYVSFQELATRVSHRNTGRISADPICDQLLARVAADENLHMIFYRNLLGAAFELAPDAAMRAVCDVVKTFQMPGHSIENFGRKSVQIAMAGIYDLRIHHDEVVIPVLRNLRALEVTGLSDDGEKARDELVEFLDELDRQATRFSERRDKIAAKKAARSGNGAA, encoded by the coding sequence ATGACTGACCGCTTGTCGACGACCGGCCTGCTCCTCGAACTCGAACCGGTCGTGGAGACCAACCTGAACCGGCACCTGGCCACGGCCAAGGAGTGGTTCCCGCACGAGTACGTCCCGTGGAGCCAGGGCACCGACTTCGACGGCGTCCTCGGGGGTGAGGCCTGGTCGGAGGAGCAGTCCACGCTCTCGGACGTGGCGCGTACCTCGCTCATCGTCAACCTGCTCACCGAGGACAACCTCCCCAGCTACCACCACGAGATCGCGCAGATGTTCGGCCGCGACGGTGCGTGGGGCACCTGGGTCCACCGGTGGACCGCCGAGGAGGGCCGTCACGGGATCGCGATCCGTGACTACTTGCTGACGACCCGAGCCGTCGACCCGATCGCGCTGGAGCGGGCCCGGATGGTGCACATGGGCACCGGCTTCCAGAACGCCTACCTGGACGACACGGTGCTGCACGGCATCGCGTACGTGTCGTTCCAGGAGCTGGCCACCCGCGTCTCGCACCGCAACACCGGCCGGATCAGCGCGGACCCGATCTGCGATCAGTTGCTGGCCCGCGTCGCCGCGGACGAGAACCTGCACATGATCTTCTACCGCAACCTGCTCGGCGCCGCGTTCGAGCTGGCGCCCGACGCGGCGATGCGAGCCGTCTGCGACGTCGTGAAGACGTTCCAGATGCCTGGGCACAGCATCGAGAACTTCGGTCGCAAGTCGGTCCAGATCGCGATGGCCGGCATCTACGACCTGCGGATCCACCACGACGAGGTGGTGATTCCGGTGCTGCGCAACCTCAGGGCCCTCGAGGTCACCGGTCTGTCCGACGACGGCGAGAAGGCCCGCGACGAACTGGTGGAGTTCCTCGACGAGCTGGACCGCCAGGCAACGCGATTCAGCGAGCGCCGCGACAAAATTGCCGCGAAGAAGGCGGCCCGGTCGGGCAACGGCGCCGCCTGA
- a CDS encoding PP2C family protein-serine/threonine phosphatase gives MSTDGAGAKALWEVLFAVESAAPVDAVEAVTRQLMTTLGATSASFLVADLSGRAFVRLAQIPMGTPDGTRQQDDEFATVVPFDGGPQELAVRTQRIQICPERGGYVAIAPVTERGEAIGLLEVTLPTQPDATALDAISRGAHVLAFVVIAARRHTDLFEWGQRTTPFSLAAEIQRRLLPSAFTCEASAFTLSAWLEPAASIGGDTFDYSLARDVLHMSMTDAMGHGVNSALLATLGVGSLRNSRRQGMSLTDQARAANQALSTNAPGGFGFLTGLVARLDLRTAVLTIVNAGHVPPLLVRDGTVEALTLPVDRPFGMIPGESYRSTELTLRPRDRLVLLTDGMLERRTAALDLSTRLPELTDLHPREVTRALADAALAVAGPVLADDASLLVLDWHGGHATPRQTENGADTDRASATTE, from the coding sequence GTGAGCACCGACGGAGCGGGGGCGAAGGCGTTGTGGGAGGTGCTCTTCGCGGTGGAGAGCGCGGCGCCGGTCGACGCCGTCGAGGCGGTCACCAGGCAGTTGATGACAACCCTGGGGGCCACGTCCGCGTCGTTCCTCGTCGCCGACCTGAGCGGCAGAGCGTTCGTCCGGCTCGCTCAGATCCCGATGGGCACACCCGACGGCACGCGCCAGCAGGACGACGAGTTCGCCACCGTCGTCCCGTTCGACGGCGGCCCGCAGGAACTGGCAGTCCGTACCCAGCGCATCCAGATCTGTCCGGAGCGGGGAGGTTACGTCGCCATCGCGCCGGTCACCGAGCGCGGTGAAGCCATCGGACTGCTCGAGGTCACCCTCCCGACCCAGCCCGACGCCACAGCTCTGGACGCCATCTCCCGCGGCGCCCACGTGCTGGCGTTCGTGGTGATCGCCGCGCGGCGGCACACCGACCTGTTCGAGTGGGGCCAGCGCACGACGCCGTTCAGCCTCGCGGCGGAGATCCAGCGGCGCCTGCTCCCCAGCGCCTTCACCTGCGAAGCGAGCGCCTTCACGCTCTCCGCGTGGTTGGAGCCGGCGGCCAGCATCGGCGGCGACACCTTCGACTACAGCCTGGCCCGCGACGTGCTGCACATGAGCATGACCGACGCAATGGGCCACGGAGTCAACAGCGCGCTACTGGCCACTCTGGGAGTCGGCAGCCTGCGCAACAGTCGTCGGCAAGGCATGTCGCTGACCGATCAGGCCCGCGCAGCCAATCAAGCCTTGAGCACCAACGCTCCCGGGGGCTTCGGATTCTTGACCGGGCTCGTCGCCCGACTCGACCTCCGCACCGCGGTCCTGACGATCGTCAACGCCGGACACGTTCCGCCGCTGCTCGTCCGGGACGGAACCGTGGAGGCCTTGACCCTTCCGGTCGACCGCCCGTTCGGAATGATCCCCGGGGAGAGCTACCGCTCCACCGAGCTGACTCTGCGCCCTCGTGACCGGCTGGTGCTGCTCACCGACGGCATGCTCGAACGGCGCACCGCCGCGCTCGATCTCTCCACCCGCCTGCCGGAACTCACCGACCTGCATCCCAGGGAGGTCACGCGTGCGCTGGCCGACGCGGCGCTCGCCGTCGCCGGCCCCGTGCTCGCCGACGACGCCTCTCTTCTCGTGCTCGACTGGCACGGCGGGCACGCCACTCCGCGGCAGACCGAGAACGGCGCGGACACCGACCGGGCAAGCGCCACGACCGAGTAG
- a CDS encoding helix-turn-helix domain-containing protein, producing MGQSPEELFEDDDYPAYTMGRAAEMLGTTPGFLRSLDEAKLINPHRSAGGHRRYSRYQLRLAARARELVDQGTALDAACRIIVLEDQLEEALRLNRAMNSND from the coding sequence ATGGGCCAAAGCCCTGAAGAGCTGTTCGAAGACGACGACTATCCGGCTTACACGATGGGCCGCGCCGCGGAGATGCTCGGCACGACGCCGGGATTCCTGCGCAGCCTGGACGAGGCCAAGCTGATCAACCCGCACCGCTCCGCCGGCGGGCATCGTCGGTATTCGCGGTACCAACTTCGGCTGGCCGCTCGAGCCCGAGAACTCGTTGATCAGGGCACCGCCCTGGATGCCGCCTGCCGCATCATCGTTCTCGAAGATCAACTCGAAGAAGCGTTGCGACTCAACCGGGCCATGAACTCCAACGACTGA
- the add gene encoding adenosine deaminase has product MNRYELHCHLDASVRPDTIAALAAEQRLALPASVRALADAPPDVGSLHAFLSYIDVALDVLQTPHALRRVAAELVADWHADGVVYGEARFAPQLHTRAGLTIDDAIDAVAAGLADGAAATGVRTGLLLCCLRHQEPSVSMTVADAAVRRRDVVAGLDLAGDERLPGLPHREAFDLAQSVGLPVTIHAGEAAGPASVWEALDVLGARRIGHGVRSTSDAALLDRLRRDLVALEFCPRSNVLTRAVPTLTAHPADRLLRAGLQVTVSTDTRTTADTTLTAEFDALAATFGWTGVEEQLCQDHAARAAFR; this is encoded by the coding sequence GTGAACCGGTACGAGCTGCACTGCCATCTCGACGCCTCGGTACGACCGGACACCATCGCCGCTCTCGCCGCCGAGCAGCGGCTCGCGCTGCCCGCGTCGGTCCGCGCGCTCGCCGACGCGCCACCCGACGTGGGCAGCCTGCACGCGTTCTTGTCCTACATCGACGTCGCGTTGGACGTACTGCAGACCCCGCACGCGCTGCGCCGGGTCGCCGCGGAACTCGTCGCCGACTGGCATGCCGACGGCGTCGTCTACGGCGAGGCCCGATTCGCCCCGCAGCTGCACACCCGGGCCGGCCTGACGATCGACGACGCCATCGACGCGGTCGCGGCGGGCCTCGCCGACGGTGCCGCCGCCACCGGCGTCCGCACCGGGCTGTTGTTGTGCTGCCTGCGACACCAGGAGCCGTCGGTCAGCATGACGGTCGCCGATGCCGCCGTACGCCGTCGCGACGTCGTCGCCGGGCTGGATCTGGCTGGCGATGAACGACTTCCCGGCCTTCCGCACCGGGAGGCCTTCGACCTCGCGCAGAGCGTCGGCCTGCCGGTGACCATCCACGCCGGGGAAGCGGCCGGGCCCGCCAGCGTGTGGGAGGCCCTCGACGTCCTCGGCGCCCGCCGCATCGGGCACGGCGTGCGCAGCACCAGCGACGCCGCGCTCCTGGACCGGCTGCGGCGCGACCTGGTCGCCCTGGAGTTCTGTCCCCGCTCGAACGTCCTCACCCGAGCCGTTCCCACGCTGACGGCGCACCCCGCCGACCGCCTGCTCCGCGCCGGGTTGCAGGTCACCGTCAGCACGGACACCCGGACCACCGCCGACACGACGCTCACGGCCGAGTTCGACGCGCTCGCCGCGACCTTCGGATGGACGGGTGTCGAGGAACAGCTCTGTCAGGACCATGCCGCGCGGGCGGCCTTCCGGTGA
- a CDS encoding nucleoside hydrolase: protein MTRLVVDTDTASDDAVALLLAARTPGVTIEAITTVAGNVPLPQATRNALLTLEIAGAAEVPVHAGCERPLLRSPQTAQHVHGDDGMSDAPLPEPTGAARSEHAVDALLRLACDHGADLTLVTLGPLTNLAAALLRDRNLLGRFRHTYCMAGAADARGNITATAEFNVWADPEAAAIVCDAATPDTVTWIGWDASRRDAVMTPERQRRLRALGTPLALFADRINRAVDTFATTVTGLDGYDLPDPLAMAVALEPGLIQQAEEARVHVATGGEARGQLLVDRRGTAAPPNLRLVRRVDTEGFQRMLLNACRGEAA, encoded by the coding sequence GTGACCCGATTGGTCGTCGACACCGACACCGCGTCCGACGACGCTGTCGCGCTGCTGTTGGCCGCTCGCACGCCCGGCGTGACGATCGAGGCGATCACCACGGTGGCGGGCAACGTGCCGCTGCCGCAGGCGACCCGCAACGCGCTCCTCACGCTGGAGATCGCCGGTGCCGCCGAGGTTCCCGTGCACGCCGGCTGCGAACGACCACTCCTGCGCTCCCCGCAGACCGCCCAGCACGTCCACGGCGACGACGGGATGAGCGACGCTCCGCTGCCCGAGCCCACCGGCGCCGCCCGCAGCGAACACGCCGTCGACGCTCTGCTGCGATTGGCCTGTGACCACGGAGCCGACCTCACCCTCGTCACGCTCGGCCCGCTGACCAACCTCGCCGCAGCGCTCCTGCGCGACCGGAACCTGCTGGGCCGGTTCCGGCACACCTACTGCATGGCGGGTGCGGCCGACGCACGCGGCAACATCACGGCCACCGCCGAGTTCAACGTCTGGGCCGATCCGGAGGCGGCCGCGATCGTCTGCGACGCCGCTACCCCGGACACCGTCACCTGGATCGGCTGGGACGCCTCCCGCCGAGACGCGGTCATGACGCCCGAGCGGCAGCGTCGCCTCCGCGCCCTCGGCACCCCGCTGGCGCTCTTCGCCGACCGGATCAACCGGGCCGTCGACACGTTCGCGACCACGGTGACCGGCCTGGACGGCTACGACCTACCGGACCCGCTGGCGATGGCGGTGGCCCTCGAACCTGGCTTGATCCAGCAGGCGGAGGAGGCGCGAGTGCACGTCGCCACCGGTGGCGAGGCGCGCGGACAACTGCTCGTCGACCGCCGCGGCACCGCCGCACCGCCCAACCTCCGTCTCGTGCGGCGCGTCGACACCGAGGGTTTCCAGCGCATGCTGCTGAACGCGTGCCGCGGGGAGGCGGCGTGA
- a CDS encoding LacI family DNA-binding transcriptional regulator has product MAPGPTIRDVAARAGTSTAVVSYVLNDGPRPVAADTRARVLAAVDELGYRRNSQARALRVNRTETLGLVVPDMAKPFFAELARAIEDAAFARGYRLLVGNAHFDVARESDQLRALLGARVDAVVLVPSDDPAAAVELLRRNRLPHVLVHRTHPDAPGIAGDDTDAGRRAVEHLLAHGCRRIALLGDGTAEADDPVSLRVRGARAVLAAHERPELAVSCPFPNLRDDSYRATLALLAADPQIDALCATTDEHALGALRAATEVGRRVGDDLALVSIDGTELGAYLVPALTTLTAPFAALGEDAVEVVLDPARAPAIVRRRPFGLAIRRSCGCSPDRPNTTLKA; this is encoded by the coding sequence ATGGCACCCGGACCAACGATCCGCGACGTCGCTGCGCGCGCCGGTACGTCGACCGCGGTCGTGAGCTACGTACTCAACGACGGACCTCGCCCGGTCGCGGCCGACACCCGGGCGCGCGTGCTCGCCGCGGTCGACGAACTCGGCTACCGCCGCAACAGCCAGGCGAGGGCCCTGCGGGTCAACCGCACCGAGACGCTCGGTCTGGTAGTGCCGGACATGGCAAAACCGTTCTTCGCGGAGCTCGCGCGCGCCATCGAGGACGCCGCCTTCGCGCGTGGGTACCGGCTCCTCGTCGGCAACGCCCACTTCGACGTCGCTCGCGAGAGTGACCAACTCAGGGCGCTCCTCGGCGCCCGCGTGGACGCGGTCGTCCTGGTTCCCTCGGACGACCCGGCCGCCGCGGTGGAGCTGCTGCGCCGGAACCGGCTCCCGCACGTCCTGGTGCATCGCACCCACCCCGACGCGCCCGGGATCGCCGGCGACGACACCGACGCCGGGCGCCGGGCCGTCGAGCATCTCCTCGCGCACGGCTGCCGGCGCATCGCCCTCCTCGGTGACGGAACGGCCGAGGCGGACGATCCGGTCAGTCTCCGGGTCCGCGGAGCCCGCGCCGTGCTGGCCGCACACGAACGGCCCGAGCTCGCGGTGTCGTGTCCGTTCCCGAATCTCCGCGACGACAGCTATCGCGCCACCCTCGCGTTGCTCGCCGCCGACCCGCAGATCGACGCCCTGTGCGCCACCACCGACGAACACGCCCTCGGCGCGCTCCGTGCCGCCACCGAGGTCGGGCGCCGGGTCGGGGACGATCTTGCGCTCGTCAGCATCGACGGGACCGAGCTCGGCGCCTACCTCGTGCCTGCCCTCACCACGCTCACGGCACCGTTCGCCGCTCTCGGGGAGGATGCCGTCGAGGTGGTGCTCGATCCGGCGCGAGCTCCCGCGATCGTCCGACGCCGGCCGTTCGGCCTCGCGATCCGACGAAGCTGCGGATGCTCTCCCGATCGACCGAACACGACGCTCAAGGCGTGA
- a CDS encoding PadR family transcriptional regulator, with protein sequence MDDLRVTVAVAAVLAAFLQDPTADRYGLELMEGSGLPSGTLYPILTRLQRAGWAETHWEEIDPVEAGRPARRYYRLTADGVERARNALAVLHARTGSAARATLRTAPGTVTRSAW encoded by the coding sequence ATGGATGATCTCAGGGTAACCGTCGCGGTCGCCGCCGTGCTCGCCGCCTTCCTCCAAGATCCCACTGCCGACCGGTACGGCCTCGAGCTGATGGAGGGGTCCGGGCTGCCCAGCGGCACGCTCTATCCGATCCTCACCCGCTTGCAACGCGCCGGATGGGCCGAGACGCACTGGGAGGAGATCGACCCGGTGGAGGCCGGCCGGCCGGCCCGGCGCTACTACCGCCTGACGGCCGACGGCGTGGAGCGCGCCCGCAACGCGTTGGCCGTGCTGCACGCCCGTACCGGCTCGGCGGCGCGTGCCACGCTCCGCACGGCACCGGGCACCGTCACCAGGAGCGCGTGGTGA